In one Pseudomonas tensinigenes genomic region, the following are encoded:
- a CDS encoding dipeptidase — MNVPFKKLAATTLMLAGLAVFTAPAQANITPQQSAEILRTYSADKATDFRQFLGSLGKSDLAKTADIGPAIGAYLDNKTLSADQQNEIYRLLGLYTRARYSAAATETLRELVEIPTYRKDGVEQHDNPEFIKIAAKIKSLAESFNLKFRNIDNRVYEISLDGSGDEVVGIHAHADVVPVTPENWVLKDGTRLDPFKITLIGDRMYGRGTEDDKNGIVVTLYAMKVIKEEKLPLVRNFKLLVDTTEETTGDAIPYYFERNPTPNYNLALDGGYPVVIAEKGYGTVMANFAKRKGEGKGAEITSMTGGLANNQIPSASVATLVTDKPAELAASLQKAGDEFAKRNGGDFQVSTKVDGKDVKLTVTGVSAHSSEPESGVNPVARMLVFINSLDGKVAFKHNHITDAARYAADNWGLDYLGNKLGVGFSDAFMGPLTTSLTYVGMDDKAFKLAVNLRVPKGKSPKKLKAEIAEKLAAWSKKSHVAVAFDYSIDEPMYRNPEGEWVKTLLAVSTENLGMKHEFGTSAGATSVHELPNGVQFGLAMPNVKYTGHTDGEFKTVEQFQLDLQIVTEMIGRIGQLPKL, encoded by the coding sequence ATGAATGTCCCTTTCAAAAAACTGGCTGCCACCACCTTGATGCTGGCTGGCCTTGCCGTGTTCACGGCGCCCGCGCAAGCCAATATCACCCCGCAGCAGAGCGCTGAAATTCTCAGGACCTACAGCGCCGACAAAGCCACAGACTTCCGCCAGTTCCTCGGCAGCCTGGGCAAGAGCGATCTGGCGAAAACCGCCGACATTGGCCCGGCCATTGGCGCGTACCTCGATAACAAGACTTTGAGCGCCGATCAGCAGAATGAAATCTATCGTCTGCTGGGTCTCTACACGCGAGCGAGATACAGCGCCGCCGCCACCGAAACCCTGCGCGAACTGGTCGAGATCCCGACCTATCGCAAGGACGGTGTCGAACAGCATGACAACCCGGAATTCATCAAGATCGCCGCGAAGATCAAAAGTCTTGCCGAGTCATTCAATCTGAAATTCCGCAACATCGACAACCGCGTCTACGAGATTTCCCTCGACGGTAGCGGCGATGAAGTGGTCGGCATTCATGCCCACGCCGACGTGGTACCAGTGACGCCGGAAAACTGGGTGCTCAAGGATGGTACCCGCCTCGACCCGTTCAAGATCACCCTGATCGGCGACCGCATGTATGGTCGCGGCACCGAGGATGACAAGAACGGCATCGTGGTCACGCTCTATGCCATGAAAGTCATCAAGGAAGAAAAACTACCGCTGGTGCGCAACTTCAAGTTGCTGGTCGACACCACTGAAGAAACCACGGGCGACGCGATCCCTTACTACTTCGAACGCAATCCGACGCCGAACTACAACCTGGCGCTGGATGGCGGCTACCCGGTGGTGATTGCCGAGAAAGGCTATGGCACCGTTATGGCCAACTTTGCCAAGCGCAAAGGTGAAGGCAAAGGTGCGGAGATCACCTCGATGACCGGTGGCCTGGCGAACAACCAGATTCCGTCGGCATCGGTCGCCACCCTGGTCACCGACAAGCCTGCGGAGCTGGCTGCCAGCCTGCAGAAGGCCGGTGACGAGTTTGCCAAGCGCAATGGCGGCGATTTCCAGGTGAGCACCAAGGTCGACGGCAAAGACGTCAAACTCACCGTGACTGGCGTATCTGCGCACTCCTCCGAGCCCGAATCCGGAGTCAACCCGGTCGCGCGGATGCTGGTCTTTATCAATAGCCTTGATGGCAAAGTCGCGTTCAAGCACAACCACATCACAGATGCCGCACGTTACGCTGCCGACAATTGGGGTCTGGATTACCTCGGTAACAAGCTGGGAGTCGGATTCTCCGATGCCTTCATGGGGCCGCTGACAACATCGCTGACCTACGTCGGCATGGATGACAAAGCCTTCAAACTCGCGGTCAACCTGCGCGTGCCGAAGGGCAAGTCGCCGAAGAAGCTCAAAGCAGAAATCGCAGAGAAACTGGCTGCCTGGAGCAAGAAGAGCCACGTAGCCGTTGCTTTTGACTATTCGATCGACGAGCCGATGTACCGCAATCCTGAGGGTGAGTGGGTCAAGACACTGTTGGCTGTTTCAACAGAAAATCTCGGCATGAAACACGAGTTCGGCACCTCCGCCGGCGCCACCTCGGTGCATGAATTGCCCAACGGCGTGCAATTCGGTCTGGCCATGCCAAATGTGAAATACACCGGTCACACCGATGGCGAGTTCAAGACTGTGGAGCAATTCCAGCTGGATCTGCAAATCGTCACGGAAATGATCGGCCGCATCGGTCAGTTGCCGAAACTCTGA
- a CDS encoding AraC family transcriptional regulator gives MPADQFALSSDLINELLRGMRLRGVEYRRIQTGPTFGLGFAEKPGHAWFHFMAVGNAVLRMEDGTTYALSAGNAVFISHGAAHQLFSHQGAPVQDIDHLDGAPLGETVSAVNTGTDAGATPSTILFSACMEFELGSIHGLGRLMPGLMLIDAGGQRYPGLVPILTTMEREVSAARVGFAGILARLADVVAAMVVRGWVECACGNASGLVAALRDPRLAGALLALHQQPGRDWTVAQLAKHCNSSRSVFADRFQATIGMAPLRYVTELRMRLASQWLTLERLPIEEVAQRLGYTSQAAFSRAFKRITGKTPGLSRKVRQAERR, from the coding sequence ATGCCTGCAGATCAGTTTGCTCTTTCCTCGGACCTTATCAACGAGCTGTTGCGCGGCATGCGCCTGCGTGGTGTTGAATACCGGCGCATCCAGACGGGTCCAACTTTCGGTTTGGGCTTTGCTGAAAAACCTGGGCACGCCTGGTTCCACTTCATGGCCGTCGGCAATGCGGTGTTGCGGATGGAGGACGGGACCACGTACGCGCTGTCTGCCGGCAACGCCGTGTTTATTTCCCATGGCGCAGCCCATCAACTGTTTTCCCATCAGGGCGCGCCTGTCCAGGACATCGATCATCTAGACGGTGCGCCCTTGGGTGAAACCGTCAGCGCGGTGAATACCGGAACCGATGCCGGCGCCACTCCGAGCACTATTCTGTTCAGTGCTTGTATGGAGTTTGAACTGGGCAGTATCCATGGCCTTGGCCGGCTGATGCCGGGACTGATGCTGATTGATGCCGGCGGCCAGCGTTACCCAGGGCTGGTGCCGATCCTGACCACCATGGAACGCGAGGTCAGCGCCGCCCGTGTCGGCTTCGCCGGTATCCTCGCGCGGTTGGCCGACGTGGTGGCGGCCATGGTCGTTCGCGGCTGGGTCGAGTGCGCCTGCGGCAATGCTTCTGGCCTGGTCGCCGCCTTGCGCGATCCCCGCTTGGCCGGAGCACTGCTTGCGCTCCATCAACAACCGGGCCGCGACTGGACTGTTGCGCAGTTGGCAAAGCACTGCAATTCCTCACGCTCGGTCTTCGCGGACCGCTTTCAGGCTACGATTGGCATGGCCCCGCTACGCTATGTCACCGAACTGCGCATGCGGCTTGCAAGCCAGTGGCTGACCCTCGAAAGGCTACCGATTGAAGAAGTAGCACAACGTTTGGGCTATACCTCCCAGGCTGCCTTCAGTCGTGCATTCAAGCGCATTACGGGCAAGACACCTGGATTGAGTCGCAAGGTGAGGCAAGCCGAACGCAGGTAG
- a CDS encoding MFS transporter translates to MTDCVCNTVSDRHCGVGADVEPATPAWMAVFSLAMGVFGLLTAEYLPASLLTLMATDLGVSEALAGQAVTVTAVVALFAGLLVPGLTRGIDRRWVLLGFSMLMVASNLLVAVSSSFAVLLVMRILLGIALGGFWSMAAAVAMRLVPSALLPRALSIIFSGIAIGTVVAVPLGSYLGGLYGWRSAFFAAAAVGMVTLAFQALTLPRLAPRRPARLRTVLEVLQRPGIAMGMFGCVLVHSGHFAMFTYVRPFLEGTTGIGAQGLSLMLLGFGVANFVGTLLAGRLLERHPLATLVLMPALVGVAALALVLLPASVPGQALLLAVWGMAFGGVPVAWSNWVASAAPDQAESAGGMVVASVQSAIATGGAMFSLGGSAGVFVAAAVLMLLAALLIALRVRVPSGHGVRQSKPALHL, encoded by the coding sequence ATGACTGACTGTGTATGTAACACCGTGTCCGACCGCCATTGCGGCGTCGGCGCGGACGTAGAGCCTGCAACCCCCGCGTGGATGGCCGTATTTTCGTTGGCAATGGGTGTGTTCGGGTTACTGACCGCTGAGTACCTTCCGGCCAGTTTGTTGACGCTGATGGCTACCGACCTGGGAGTGTCTGAAGCGCTGGCTGGCCAGGCGGTAACGGTAACCGCCGTGGTGGCGTTGTTCGCTGGCTTGTTGGTGCCAGGCCTGACCCGCGGCATCGACCGACGTTGGGTGTTGCTGGGTTTTTCCATGTTGATGGTCGCCTCCAATCTGTTGGTCGCCGTTTCCTCCAGCTTCGCGGTGCTGTTAGTGATGCGCATCTTGCTGGGCATTGCCCTTGGCGGGTTCTGGAGCATGGCGGCGGCGGTAGCGATGCGCTTGGTGCCGAGTGCGCTGTTGCCCCGGGCGCTGTCGATCATTTTCAGCGGCATCGCCATCGGCACGGTCGTTGCGGTGCCGCTGGGCAGCTATCTGGGTGGGCTGTATGGCTGGCGCAGCGCGTTCTTCGCCGCGGCGGCGGTAGGCATGGTCACCCTGGCTTTCCAGGCGCTTACTCTGCCGCGCCTTGCGCCGCGCCGGCCGGCACGCCTGCGCACTGTGCTCGAGGTGTTGCAGCGCCCAGGCATCGCCATGGGCATGTTCGGTTGTGTGCTGGTGCACAGCGGGCACTTCGCGATGTTTACCTATGTTCGGCCATTCCTTGAAGGGACTACCGGCATCGGCGCGCAAGGGTTGTCACTGATGCTGCTGGGGTTCGGTGTGGCGAACTTCGTCGGCACGCTGTTGGCCGGCAGGCTGCTGGAGCGCCACCCGCTGGCCACTCTGGTGCTGATGCCCGCGCTGGTCGGCGTTGCAGCACTGGCGTTGGTGCTGTTGCCGGCCTCGGTGCCGGGGCAGGCGCTACTGCTGGCGGTCTGGGGCATGGCCTTTGGTGGTGTGCCGGTGGCGTGGTCGAACTGGGTCGCCAGCGCGGCACCTGATCAGGCGGAAAGCGCTGGAGGCATGGTCGTGGCCTCTGTGCAGTCAGCCATCGCCACTGGCGGTGCAATGTTCAGCCTCGGTGGCAGCGCAGGCGTATTCGTAGCGGCAGCCGTGTTGATGCTGCTGGCCGCGTTGCTGATTGCCCTGCGTGTCCGCGTCCCTTCTGGTCATGGCGTTCGCCAGTCCAAGCCCGCGCTGCACCTTTGA
- a CDS encoding LysR substrate-binding domain-containing protein, with protein MLQYAVARGIDPRVHRHQSPRHGISIETGPLISDSSEALLQAAVEGAGIILTPDWQAGAAVRDGTLVQILRQWEGPAPGGIYAVMPRGDWFRRRQGCLSIKLPMRFRRPGSSKKRSPINKIKLCL; from the coding sequence ATGTTGCAATACGCGGTTGCCAGGGGGATCGATCCGCGTGTCCATCGACACCAGTCGCCTAGACACGGAATCAGCATTGAGACGGGGCCGCTGATCTCGGATAGTTCGGAGGCGCTTTTACAGGCTGCTGTGGAGGGCGCAGGGATCATTCTGACGCCTGATTGGCAGGCCGGGGCGGCGGTGCGCGATGGCACGCTTGTACAAATACTGAGGCAATGGGAAGGCCCGGCACCGGGTGGGATCTATGCCGTGATGCCCCGGGGCGATTGGTTCCGACGAAGACAAGGGTGTTTGTCGATCAAATTACCCATGCGATTCAGGCGGCCTGGGAGCAGTAAAAAGAGATCCCCAATTAACAAAATAAAATTGTGTTTGTGA
- a CDS encoding VOC family protein, whose translation MSLSPFHLAIPVYDLAATRTFYGEVFGLAEGRSSEQWVDFDFYGHQLVIHEHPKTASQESVHSNPVDGHDVPVPHFGIILEWAQWEALAERLKSFGTKFVIEPYIRFKGQVGEQATMFLFDPCGNALEFKAFKDMSQLFAK comes from the coding sequence ATGAGTCTTTCTCCTTTCCACCTCGCAATCCCTGTGTATGACCTGGCAGCTACGCGCACCTTTTACGGTGAGGTATTCGGCCTTGCCGAAGGCCGCTCAAGCGAGCAGTGGGTAGATTTCGATTTCTACGGCCACCAGTTGGTCATCCATGAACACCCGAAAACTGCTTCTCAGGAAAGCGTGCACAGCAACCCGGTAGACGGCCACGACGTACCGGTTCCGCACTTCGGCATCATTCTGGAATGGGCTCAATGGGAAGCACTGGCCGAGCGTTTGAAATCCTTCGGTACCAAGTTTGTTATCGAACCTTACATTCGCTTTAAAGGCCAAGTCGGCGAGCAAGCCACCATGTTCCTGTTCGACCCGTGCGGCAACGCGCTTGAGTTCAAAGCGTTCAAGGATATGAGCCAGCTCTTCGCAAAATAA
- a CDS encoding cation:dicarboxylate symporter family transporter — protein MKRIPLVWQIVAGLLLGVLVGWYFNTHPENQVWVSTEILKPLGDIFIKMMKMVVVPIVFCCMILGIAGGGDNKSFGRMGAKSLIYFFAITSLAIVLGLCFANLFEPGKGTEIAGIAHNAAAVHMEPSKGALIILQNIVPDNVIVAMSEAKLLSVLFFAVLLGMALNTLPKEKSAPVIAVVQGFSDAMFKVVSFVMAYAPIGVFGMIGATVATFGFASLLPLLKLIGVVYLALITFALVMLGGICYLIGENVFKLIKYFRDELILAFSSAASAAVMPQLMTKLEAYGVPRRIVSFVVPVGYAFNLDGASIFLGVATIFIAQLYGIDLSLTQQILLVVTMVLTSKGAAGVPGFAIIILSATLASAGLPLEGVALIAGIFRIIDSGTTTLNVLGNAIAPLVIAKWEKAPLERKSAVGGEQNA, from the coding sequence ATGAAACGTATCCCCTTAGTTTGGCAAATCGTTGCCGGGCTGTTGCTTGGCGTGCTCGTGGGTTGGTATTTCAATACCCACCCGGAAAATCAAGTGTGGGTCAGTACCGAGATCCTTAAACCGCTCGGTGATATCTTCATCAAGATGATGAAGATGGTCGTCGTGCCGATTGTTTTCTGCTGCATGATCCTCGGCATTGCCGGGGGCGGTGATAACAAATCGTTCGGGCGCATGGGCGCAAAGTCGTTGATCTACTTCTTTGCAATCACCAGCCTCGCCATCGTGCTCGGCTTGTGCTTCGCCAACCTTTTCGAGCCGGGTAAAGGTACCGAAATCGCGGGTATCGCCCACAATGCGGCAGCCGTGCATATGGAGCCGTCGAAAGGCGCGCTGATCATCCTGCAAAACATCGTGCCCGATAACGTGATTGTCGCGATGTCGGAAGCGAAGTTGCTGTCGGTGTTGTTCTTTGCCGTGCTGCTGGGTATGGCCTTGAACACGTTGCCTAAAGAGAAAAGCGCACCGGTCATTGCGGTAGTGCAGGGTTTCTCCGACGCCATGTTCAAAGTCGTGTCGTTTGTCATGGCCTATGCACCGATTGGTGTATTCGGCATGATCGGGGCCACGGTGGCGACCTTCGGATTTGCCTCGTTGCTACCGTTGCTCAAGCTGATCGGCGTGGTGTACCTAGCGCTGATTACCTTTGCGCTGGTGATGCTTGGCGGTATTTGCTACTTGATCGGCGAAAACGTCTTCAAGTTGATCAAGTACTTCCGCGATGAGCTGATCCTGGCCTTCTCCAGTGCAGCCTCTGCGGCGGTCATGCCGCAGTTGATGACCAAACTGGAGGCCTATGGCGTGCCTCGGCGCATCGTCAGCTTCGTGGTGCCGGTGGGTTATGCGTTTAACCTGGACGGTGCTTCGATCTTCCTCGGGGTGGCGACGATCTTCATTGCCCAGCTCTATGGCATCGACCTGTCACTGACTCAGCAGATTTTGCTGGTGGTCACGATGGTGCTGACGTCCAAGGGCGCTGCGGGTGTACCTGGGTTTGCCATCATCATTCTGTCGGCCACCTTGGCATCTGCCGGGCTGCCGCTGGAAGGGGTCGCGTTGATTGCCGGGATCTTCCGGATCATCGACAGCGGCACTACCACCTTGAACGTGCTGGGTAATGCAATTGCACCCCTGGTTATCGCCAAGTGGGAGAAAGCACCCTTGGAGCGAAAAAGCGCTGTAGGGGGCGAACAGAACGCTTAA
- the ggt gene encoding gamma-glutamyltransferase, producing MMLLFMGIYQPAIASPRTALTHSAVAVPDQIAANTANAIFAKGGNAVDASVAVAFSLAVTYPEAGNIGGGGFMTVYYKGKPYFLDYRERAPLKATRDMFVDSSGKKVIAADQPQGSVIGHRSVGVPGTVAGMWEAHKRFGKLKWAQLIEPAIGYAHHGFVVDDALASIAASENAKRFAGKTNFAEHFGKLQAGTTFKQPELEAVLKRIAAQGPKGFYAGKTAALIVTDMSANGGLISTQDLADYKAVWRDPIQANWNGFQIVTAPPPSSGGVALVQLLKMKEMRREDFQGVPLNSARYMHLVAEIEKRVFADRAQYLGDPDFYTVPVHELIDEHYLAGRASQVNLSVPSDTNKVVAGLNIESPEKPQTTHFSIVDRWGNAVSNTYTLNGFFGSGVVAEKTGILLNDEMDDFSALAGVPNQMGVVGTDTNAIEPGKRPLSSMTPTIFLKDGKVALVIGTPGGSRIFTSIFQVVSNVYDFHLGLKDAVGAMRFHHQLLPANTIFWEPYAAISGQLAADLDVAGYYLANQGFNGDIQAIRVEHGVPEPVSDPRGRGVTSIAK from the coding sequence ATGATGTTGCTATTTATGGGTATCTATCAACCGGCAATCGCCAGCCCACGCACTGCGTTGACGCACTCTGCGGTGGCCGTACCTGACCAAATCGCTGCGAACACCGCCAACGCAATCTTTGCCAAAGGCGGGAATGCCGTGGATGCGTCCGTCGCTGTTGCCTTTTCCCTGGCCGTGACCTACCCCGAAGCCGGGAATATCGGCGGCGGTGGTTTCATGACCGTTTATTACAAGGGCAAACCCTACTTTCTCGATTACCGCGAGCGTGCGCCGCTGAAAGCGACGCGAGACATGTTCGTCGACAGCTCGGGTAAAAAAGTGATTGCTGCCGACCAACCGCAAGGCAGTGTGATCGGCCACCGGTCGGTGGGCGTGCCGGGCACGGTCGCCGGCATGTGGGAGGCGCACAAGCGCTTTGGCAAGCTCAAATGGGCGCAGCTTATCGAGCCGGCCATTGGCTATGCGCACCACGGCTTCGTCGTCGATGACGCACTGGCCAGTATTGCTGCAAGCGAAAACGCTAAACGCTTCGCCGGTAAAACCAACTTCGCTGAACATTTCGGCAAGCTGCAGGCAGGCACTACCTTCAAGCAGCCTGAACTTGAGGCGGTTCTCAAGCGCATCGCCGCGCAGGGACCGAAAGGTTTTTACGCTGGTAAAACCGCTGCGCTGATCGTGACCGATATGAGTGCCAATGGCGGGCTGATCAGCACGCAGGACCTGGCCGACTACAAAGCCGTGTGGCGAGATCCCATACAAGCCAACTGGAATGGCTTTCAGATTGTCACCGCTCCACCGCCCAGCTCCGGCGGGGTCGCGCTCGTGCAACTGTTGAAGATGAAAGAGATGCGCCGCGAGGATTTCCAGGGCGTGCCGCTCAATTCCGCGCGCTATATGCACCTGGTGGCGGAGATCGAGAAGCGTGTGTTTGCCGATCGGGCGCAGTACCTGGGCGATCCGGATTTTTATACGGTGCCGGTGCATGAATTGATCGACGAACACTACCTGGCGGGCCGGGCGTCGCAGGTCAATTTGTCGGTCCCTTCGGACACCAATAAGGTCGTCGCCGGTTTGAATATCGAATCGCCGGAGAAACCCCAGACCACGCACTTCTCAATCGTCGATAGATGGGGCAATGCCGTTTCCAACACCTACACGCTCAATGGCTTTTTCGGCTCCGGTGTGGTCGCAGAAAAAACCGGTATTTTGCTCAATGACGAGATGGATGACTTTTCGGCACTGGCTGGGGTGCCCAATCAGATGGGCGTCGTGGGCACTGATACCAATGCTATCGAACCCGGAAAGCGGCCATTGTCTTCGATGACTCCGACGATTTTCCTGAAGGACGGCAAGGTCGCCCTGGTCATTGGTACACCGGGTGGCTCGCGGATTTTTACGTCGATCTTTCAGGTTGTCAGTAACGTGTATGACTTTCACCTGGGGCTGAAAGACGCGGTGGGTGCGATGCGTTTTCACCACCAACTGCTGCCTGCCAACACGATCTTCTGGGAGCCCTACGCGGCGATTTCCGGGCAACTGGCGGCGGACCTTGACGTCGCTGGCTACTACCTGGCTAACCAAGGCTTCAACGGTGATATTCAGGCAATCCGCGTTGAGCACGGCGTGCCTGAACCCGTATCTGATCCCAGGGGGAGGGGCGTCACGTCCATCGCCAAGTAG
- a CDS encoding winged helix-turn-helix transcriptional regulator encodes MKKCAPQSEVEAFACPVAFTVDVIGGKWKSLILFHLMSGTKRFNELRRLMPDVTQRMLTLQLRELETDKVIHREIYREVPPKVEYSLTELGNTLAPLISAMREWGAVHERAILAFRRAEIDANSFESLA; translated from the coding sequence TTGAAGAAATGCGCCCCACAGAGTGAAGTTGAAGCGTTTGCCTGTCCTGTCGCCTTCACAGTGGATGTCATCGGCGGCAAATGGAAATCGCTCATACTGTTCCATCTGATGTCAGGAACGAAGCGGTTCAACGAATTGCGCCGGCTGATGCCAGATGTGACCCAGAGAATGCTCACACTACAACTCAGAGAGCTGGAGACAGATAAGGTTATCCATCGCGAAATCTATCGAGAGGTCCCGCCCAAGGTCGAGTATTCCCTCACAGAATTAGGCAACACGCTTGCCCCACTGATCAGCGCGATGCGGGAGTGGGGAGCGGTGCATGAGCGTGCAATCCTGGCATTCAGGCGCGCTGAGATTGATGCAAATTCATTTGAATCGCTCGCCTAA